In Acidiphilium acidophilum, one genomic interval encodes:
- a CDS encoding glutathione S-transferase family protein, translated as MRILYHLPLSPYARKVRLALAEKRLPFELRLEKTWDRRPEYLAMNPAGTVPTLTEENGLVIPYSNTICEYLDEAYPDISLIGRTLGERVEIRAVTSWFDERFAQEVSRNLLYEKVMKPAAKRGAPEAGRLREGYAALRVHLTYIGHLAETRKYLAGANLSLADFTAAAHLSCLDFIGDVDWAAVPAAKEWYARIKSRPSFRALLADRVSGFNPPPHYADLDF; from the coding sequence ATGCGTATTCTGTATCACCTGCCGTTATCGCCCTATGCGCGGAAAGTGCGCCTTGCCCTTGCCGAAAAGCGTCTGCCGTTCGAGTTGCGGCTGGAAAAGACCTGGGACCGGCGGCCGGAGTATCTCGCGATGAATCCGGCGGGGACGGTGCCGACGCTGACCGAGGAGAATGGGCTGGTCATTCCGTATTCGAACACGATTTGCGAGTATCTCGATGAGGCGTATCCGGATATTTCGCTGATCGGGCGGACGCTGGGCGAGCGGGTGGAGATCCGGGCGGTGACGTCGTGGTTCGACGAGCGGTTCGCGCAGGAGGTTTCACGCAATCTGCTTTATGAGAAGGTGATGAAGCCGGCGGCGAAGCGCGGGGCGCCGGAAGCGGGGCGGTTGCGCGAGGGGTATGCGGCGCTGCGGGTGCATCTGACCTATATCGGGCATCTGGCGGAGACGCGGAAATATCTGGCGGGGGCGAATTTGTCGCTCGCGGATTTCACCGCGGCGGCTCATCTGTCGTGCCTCGATTTTATCGGCGATGTTGATTGGGCGGCGGTGCCGGCGGCGAAGGAATGGTATGCGCGGATCAAGTCCCGCCCGTCGTTCCGGGCGCTGCTGGCGGATCGGGTGTCGGGGTTCAATCCGCCGCCGCATTACGCCGATCTGGATTTTTGA
- a CDS encoding sulfite--cytochrome C oxidoreductase subunit B, whose protein sequence is MKYKTIALLAGAALSLTAIAVAATPVFKSESVKIPVPGAYFQGTDAAILNQNCAYCHSANFVNDQPTLSPATWTAEVTKMQKAFGAPYDTAKIPSIVDALVARQKAGN, encoded by the coding sequence ATGAAATACAAAACCATCGCCCTGCTCGCCGGCGCCGCCCTCTCACTCACCGCAATCGCCGTCGCCGCAACCCCGGTCTTCAAATCAGAATCGGTCAAAATCCCGGTCCCCGGCGCCTACTTCCAGGGCACCGATGCCGCCATTCTCAACCAGAACTGCGCCTATTGCCACTCCGCCAACTTCGTCAACGACCAACCCACCCTCTCCCCCGCAACCTGGACCGCCGAAGTCACCAAAATGCAAAAAGCCTTCGGCGCCCCCTACGACACCGCCAAAATCCCCTCCATCGTCGACGCCTTGGTCGCCCGCCAGAAAGCAGGCAACTAA
- a CDS encoding molybdopterin-dependent oxidoreductase: protein MQTDNPLLASGRRGMMIGAASLGALTIAARNAAAAESGSVTLPFAKGKREVLAAGTFPQKGEMILQRTRAPLLETPWPVFQHHLFTPNDQAYVRWHMADFPTSIDTGTYKIRVSGKVKKPFEISLEELVKAFPAKRMAAINQCSGNSRGFIDPRVPGAQWGNGAMYNAMWTGVPLSRLLERAGIESSGTHVAFRSLEQGGGLYPPSATFEKVLPIKRANDGEVMIAYQMNGENLPLLNGYPIRLIVPGWYSTYWVKMLTEIEVMDHPGTGFWMAVAYKIPDTPTGEMTPGQKGVKMVPINKMKPRSFFTSVENGTKLPRGKTTTLTGFAFGGGSALKTVQVSLNGGKTWRTAMLGKNYGAYGFRQWHIKAALGKPGTYRLMVKATNAAGHVQPPVAGWNPGGFMYNGIEHVDVTVA from the coding sequence ATGCAAACTGATAATCCCCTGCTCGCCTCCGGCCGACGCGGCATGATGATCGGCGCGGCCTCGCTCGGTGCCCTCACCATCGCCGCGCGCAATGCCGCCGCCGCCGAGTCCGGCTCGGTCACCCTCCCCTTCGCCAAGGGCAAGCGCGAAGTCCTCGCCGCCGGCACCTTTCCGCAAAAAGGCGAAATGATCCTCCAGCGCACCCGCGCGCCCCTGCTCGAAACCCCCTGGCCGGTCTTCCAGCACCACCTCTTCACCCCGAACGATCAGGCCTATGTCCGCTGGCACATGGCCGACTTCCCCACCAGCATCGACACCGGCACCTATAAAATCAGGGTCTCCGGCAAGGTCAAAAAACCGTTCGAAATCAGCCTCGAAGAGCTCGTCAAGGCATTCCCCGCCAAACGCATGGCCGCGATCAACCAATGCTCGGGCAACTCACGCGGCTTCATCGACCCCCGCGTCCCCGGTGCCCAATGGGGCAACGGCGCCATGTACAACGCCATGTGGACCGGCGTGCCCCTGAGCCGCCTGCTCGAACGCGCCGGGATCGAGTCCAGCGGCACCCACGTCGCCTTCCGCAGCCTCGAACAGGGCGGCGGCCTCTACCCGCCCAGCGCCACCTTCGAAAAAGTCCTGCCGATCAAACGCGCCAACGACGGCGAAGTCATGATCGCCTACCAGATGAACGGCGAAAACCTCCCCCTCCTGAACGGCTACCCGATCCGCCTGATCGTCCCCGGCTGGTACTCCACCTACTGGGTCAAAATGCTCACCGAAATCGAAGTGATGGACCACCCCGGCACCGGCTTCTGGATGGCCGTCGCCTACAAAATCCCCGACACCCCCACCGGTGAAATGACGCCCGGCCAAAAAGGCGTCAAAATGGTGCCGATCAATAAAATGAAGCCCCGCAGCTTCTTCACCAGCGTCGAAAACGGCACAAAACTGCCGCGCGGCAAAACCACCACCCTCACCGGCTTCGCCTTCGGCGGCGGCAGCGCCCTCAAAACCGTCCAGGTCTCCCTCAACGGCGGCAAAACCTGGCGCACCGCCATGCTCGGCAAAAACTACGGCGCCTACGGCTTCCGCCAGTGGCACATCAAAGCCGCACTCGGCAAACCCGGCACCTACCGCCTGATGGTCAAAGCCACCAACGCCGCCGGCCACGTCCAGCCCCCGGTCGCCGGCTGGAACCCCGGCGGCTTCATGTACAACGGCATCGAACACGTCGACGTCACCGTCGCATAA
- a CDS encoding alternative oxidase, whose protein sequence is MYTPERSHITPTRRRYQDAAETGLQLDSRRAPTGASETIAYAFVKVLRFTADTFFAKRYGNRAVVLETVAAVPGMVGGALQHLTCLRRMSDDRGWIYTLLDEAENERMHLMTFMEIACPSRLERTLVFMVQGIFYNSFFLLYLFSPKTAHRVVGYFEEEAVVSYTRYLEQIDAGLVENIPAPRIAIDYWQLAPDARLRDVVLAVRADEALHRDVNHQFADHLAGMMPGPVSDDPRHTDIVDGPTVH, encoded by the coding sequence CTCGATTCACGACGGGCGCCGACGGGGGCGTCCGAGACAATTGCCTACGCTTTCGTCAAGGTTCTTCGCTTCACCGCGGATACATTCTTTGCCAAGCGATATGGCAATCGCGCGGTGGTGCTCGAAACCGTTGCGGCGGTTCCGGGCATGGTCGGAGGGGCGTTGCAGCACCTTACCTGCTTGCGGCGGATGAGCGATGATCGCGGGTGGATCTACACATTGCTCGACGAAGCCGAGAACGAGCGGATGCATCTGATGACGTTCATGGAGATCGCGTGTCCGTCCCGCCTCGAACGGACGCTCGTTTTCATGGTTCAGGGCATATTCTACAATTCGTTTTTTCTCCTGTATCTGTTCTCCCCGAAAACGGCGCATCGGGTCGTCGGCTATTTCGAGGAAGAGGCGGTCGTCAGCTATACAAGGTATCTCGAACAGATCGATGCCGGACTGGTCGAGAATATTCCCGCGCCGCGTATTGCGATCGATTACTGGCAACTCGCTCCGGATGCACGGCTTCGGGATGTGGTGCTCGCCGTCCGTGCCGATGAGGCGCTGCACCGGGACGTCAATCATCAGTTTGCCGATCACTTGGCGGGGATGATGCCGGGACCGGTGAGCGACGATCCGCGTCACACCGACATCGTGGATGGTCCGACGGTTCACTGA